Proteins from a genomic interval of Zingiber officinale cultivar Zhangliang chromosome 1B, Zo_v1.1, whole genome shotgun sequence:
- the LOC121984845 gene encoding BTB/POZ domain-containing protein At5g47800-like, translating into MKYMKLGTKPDTFYTEEAVRSVMSDVPADLIIQVNGTKYLLHKFPLLLKCGLIQRLWSNTDNETSQLVSISVHNIPGGEAAFELCAKFCYGISINLSAHNFVPAISAAKFLQMTESVAKGNLITKLELFFEACILQGWKDSIVTLQSMWRQSGWLDEHRIVQPCLNSVIEKILAHPSQVTWSYTYTRPGYPKKHQRKSTPKDWWTEDVSDLDLDLFRSVISTIRSTRKFPAALIGEALHVYACKHLPSPQEIQEQAQSSSAQTDHTPSKHRHVLESIVSMIPAELGSVSGSFLFRLLKVANCVGASPSIKAELVKRSGRQMDEITANDLIIPSSTNPQSHDFSAVEAVLENYLAQFHRREENERMMVSMTKVGKVYDSYLQITARESTLSVSKFIALAEFLPEIARQEHDGLYQAINIYIEEHPELSKEDRKKLCRLIDCHKLSPETRANAIANDHMPLRTIVQLLFVEQERSVRASSSKEAYAIPSWNEIVNARVAQDDAKRSTDEREGGYRQKESVAGARGEKIRVAPSPSPSEAKTAKDREENIGQFGGKHKTK; encoded by the exons ATGAAGTATATGAAACTCGGAACGAAGCCAGACACTTTCTACACAGAGGAAGCTGTAAG GTCAGTGATGTCAGATGTACCAGCAGACCTCATTATTCAAGTAAATGGCACAAAATATCTCTTGCATAAG TTTCCACTTCTACTGAAATGTGGCCTCATACAACGACTCTGGTCCAACACTGACAATGAAACTAGCCAGTTGGTTTCGATCTCTGTTCACAACATCCCTGGAGGAGAAGCAGCCTTTGAGCTATGTGCCAAGTTCTGCTATGGAATCTCCATCAACCTCAGTGCTCATAACTTTGTGCCAGCAATTTCTGCAGCAAAGTTTCTTCAGATGACTGAGTCAGTAGCCAAAGGAAACTTGATAACAAAGCTTGAGCTGTTCTTTGAAGCATGCATCCTCCAGGGATGGAAAGATTCAATAGTGACACTACAATCCATGTGGAGACAGTCTGGGTGGTTAGATGAGCATAGGATTGTGCAACCATGCCTCAATTCAGTTATTGAAAAGATCCTCGCACACCCCTCACAA GTTACATGGTCCTATACCTACACAAGGCCAGGCTACCCAAAGAAGCACCAAAGAAAATCAACCCCCAAGGATTGGTGGACAGAGGATGTTTCTGACCTTGATCTTGACCTATTCCGGTCGGTCATATCCACCATAAGATCTACCAGAAAATTCCCTGCAGCGCTAATAGGGGAAGCACTCCATGTTTATGCATGCAAACACCTTCCGAGTCCACAGGAAATCCAAGAGCAGGCTCAGAGCTCTTCAGCACAAACCGATCACACCCCCAGCAAACATCGACATGTACTTGAATCCATTGTTAGCATGATTCCAGCTGAGCTAGGATCGGTCTCAGGCAGTTTCTTGTTCAGGCTTCTGAAAGTTGCTAACTGTGTTGGAGCTTCTCCATCTATCAAAGCTGAGCTAGTAAAACGATCAGGTCGGCAAATGGATGAAATCACTGCAAACGATCTGATCATTCCATCATCCACAAATCCCCAGTCTCATGATTTCAGCGCAGTGGAGGCAGTTTTGGAGAACTATTTAGCACAGTTTCACCGACGAGAGGAGAATGAAAGGATGATGGTGTCCATGACGAAGGTAGGGAAGGTGTATGATTCCTATCTCCAAATCACTGCAAGGGAGAGCACTTTATCAGTTTCAAAGTTCATTGCACTAGCAGAATTCTTACCTGAAATTGCACGACAGGAGCACGATGGGCTCTATCAAGCTATCAATATATACATCGAG GAGCATCCTGAGTTAAGCAAGGAAGACAGAAAGAAACTATGCAGGTTGATTGACTGCCATAAATTGTCACCTGAAACACGCGCAAATGCTATTGCAAATGACCACATGCCATTGCGCACTATAGTCCAGCTCCTGTTTGTTGAGCAAGAAAGAAGTGTTAGAGCGAGTAGCAGTAAAGAAGCTTATGCTATCCCGTCTTGGAATGAGATTGTAAATGCCAGGGTAGCTCAAGATGATGCAAAAAGGAGTACAGATGAACGAGAAGGCGGATATCGCCAGAAGGAGTCTGTTGCGGGTGCAAGAGGAGAGAAAATAAGAGTGGCACCATCGCCATCACCATCGGAAGCTAAGACAGCAAAGGATAGAGAGGAGAATATTGGTCAATTTGGAGGCAAACACAAAACCAAGTAG